A window from Pseudopipra pipra isolate bDixPip1 chromosome 25, bDixPip1.hap1, whole genome shotgun sequence encodes these proteins:
- the PACSIN1 gene encoding protein kinase C and casein kinase substrate in neurons protein 1 has product MSGSYDESAAAAEETTDSFWEVGNYKRTVKRIDDGHRLCNDLMNCVHERAKIEKSYAQQLTDWSKRWRQLIEKGPQYGSLEKAWAAIMTEADKVSELHQEVKNSLLNDDFEKVKNWQKDAYHKQIMGGFKEAKEAEDGFRKAQKPWAKKLKELETAKKAYHLACKEEKLAMTREANSKADQSNTPEQQKKLQDKVEKCKQDVQKTQEKYEKVLDELNKCTPQYIESMEQVFEQCQQFEEKRLNFLKEMLLDIKRHLNLAESSSYANVYRELEQTIRLSDAQEDLRWFRSTSGPGMPMNWPQFEEWNPDLTHTITRKEKQKKGEGVTLTNASSASESGALAGERGSVSSHDRGQTYSAEWSDDEGSNSFNTSEANGGTNPFDEEAAGKGVRVRALYDYDGQEQDELSFKAGDELTKLGEEDEQGWCKGRLDNGQLGLYPANYVEAI; this is encoded by the exons ATGTCGGGTTCCTACGACGAGTCGGCAGCGGCTGCGGAGGAAACAACCGACAGCTTTTGGGAG gtGGGGAACTACAAGCGCACGGTGAAGCGGATCGACGATGGACACCGGCTCTGCAACGACCTCATGAACTGTGTGCACGAGCGGGCCAAGATCGAGAAGTCCTACGCCCAGCAGCTCACTGACTGGTCCAAGAGGTGGAGGCAGCTCATCGAGAAAG GTCCCCAGTatggcagcctggagaaggcgTGGGCAGCCATCATGACGGAGGCAGACAAGGTGAGTGAGCTGCACCAGGAGGTGAAGAACAGCCTGCTGAACGACGACTTCGAGAAGGTCAAGAACTGGCAGAAGGATGCCTACCACAAGCAGATCATGGGGGGCTTCAAGGAAGCCAAGGAGGCTGAGGATGGCTTCCGGAAAGCCCAGAAGCCCTGGGCCAAGAAGCTCAAGGAG CTGGAGACAGCCAAGAAAGCCTATCACCTGGCATGCAAGGAGGAGAAGCTGGCAATGACCCGGGAAGCCAACAGCAAGGCGGATCAGTCCAACaccccagagcagcagaagaAGCTCCAGGACAAAGTGGAAAAGTGCAAGCAAGACGTACAAAAG ACCCAGGAGAAGTACGAGAAGGTGCTGGATGAGCTGAACAAGTGCACCCCGCAGTACATCGAGAGCATGGAGCAGGTCTTCGAGCAGTGCCAGCAGTTTGAGGAGAAGAGACTCAACTTCCTCAAGGAAATGCTCCTGGACATCAAGAGGCACCTGAACCTGGCCGAGAGCAGCAG ctACGCCAACGTGTACCGGGAGCTGGAGCAGACCATCCGCCTCTCGGACGCGCAGGAGGATCTGCGGTGGTTCCGCAGCACCAGCGGCCCCGGGATGCCCATGAACTGGCCCCAGTTTGAG GAGTGGAACCCAGACCTGACACACACGATAACGcggaaggagaagcagaagaaggGCGAGGGGGTGACCCTGACCAACGCCAGCAGCGCCAGCGAGTCGGGGGCTCTGGCGGGCGAGCGTGGGAG CGTGAGCAGCCACGACCGCGGGCAGACCTACAGCGCCGAGTGGTCCGATGACGAGGGCAGCAACTCCTTCAACACCAGCGAGGCCAACGGCGGCACCAACCCCTTCGACGAGGAGGCGGCGGGGAAGGGCGTGCGGGTGCGGGCTCTGTACGACTACGACGGGCAGGAGCAGGAcgagctcagcttcaaagcag GTGATGAACTAACCAAACTCGGTGAGGAAGACGAGCAGGGATGGTGCAAAGGGCGCTTGGACAACGGGCAGTTAGGGCTCTACCCCGCCAACTACGTGGAGGCAATCTAA
- the RPS10 gene encoding small ribosomal subunit protein eS10 isoform X2 has protein sequence MLMPKKNRIAIYELLFKEGVMVAKKDVHMPKHPELVDKNVPNLHVMKAMQSLKSRGYVKEQFAWRHFYWYLTNEGIQYLRDYLHLPPEIVPATLRRSRPETGRPRPKGLEGERPARLTRGEADRDTYRRSAVPPGADKKAEAGAGAATEFQFRGGFGRGRGQPPQ, from the exons ATGTTGATGCCCAAGAAGAACCGGATCGCCATCTACGAGCTGCTGTTCAAGGAGGGGGTGATGGTGGCCAAGAAGGACGTGCACATGCCCAAGCACCCCGAGCTCGTGGACAAGAACGTGCCCAACCTGCACGTCATGAAAGCCATGCAg TCCCTCAAGTCCCGGGGGTACGTGAAGGAGCAGTTTGCCTGGAGACACTTCTACTGGTACCTGACCAACGAGGGCATCCAGTACCTGCGGGATTACCTGCACCTGCCCCCCGAGATCGTCCCGGCCACGCTGCGCCGCAGCCGCCCCGAGACCGGCCGGCCCCGGCCCAAGG GTCTGGAGGGCGAGCGGCCGGCGCGGCTGACGCGGGGCGAGGCTGACCGGGACACGTACCGGCGCAGCGCCGTGCCAC CTGGTGCTGACAAGAAGGCTGAggctggtgctggagcagccaccGAATTCCAGTTC AGAGGTGGATTCGGCCGTGGCCGTGGGCAGCCCCCGCAGTAG
- the RPS10 gene encoding small ribosomal subunit protein eS10 isoform X1, with translation MRSPFRPGPAAAATMLMPKKNRIAIYELLFKEGVMVAKKDVHMPKHPELVDKNVPNLHVMKAMQSLKSRGYVKEQFAWRHFYWYLTNEGIQYLRDYLHLPPEIVPATLRRSRPETGRPRPKGLEGERPARLTRGEADRDTYRRSAVPPGADKKAEAGAGAATEFQFRGGFGRGRGQPPQ, from the exons ATGCGCAGTCCTTTccggccgggccccgccgccgccgccacg ATGTTGATGCCCAAGAAGAACCGGATCGCCATCTACGAGCTGCTGTTCAAGGAGGGGGTGATGGTGGCCAAGAAGGACGTGCACATGCCCAAGCACCCCGAGCTCGTGGACAAGAACGTGCCCAACCTGCACGTCATGAAAGCCATGCAg TCCCTCAAGTCCCGGGGGTACGTGAAGGAGCAGTTTGCCTGGAGACACTTCTACTGGTACCTGACCAACGAGGGCATCCAGTACCTGCGGGATTACCTGCACCTGCCCCCCGAGATCGTCCCGGCCACGCTGCGCCGCAGCCGCCCCGAGACCGGCCGGCCCCGGCCCAAGG GTCTGGAGGGCGAGCGGCCGGCGCGGCTGACGCGGGGCGAGGCTGACCGGGACACGTACCGGCGCAGCGCCGTGCCAC CTGGTGCTGACAAGAAGGCTGAggctggtgctggagcagccaccGAATTCCAGTTC AGAGGTGGATTCGGCCGTGGCCGTGGGCAGCCCCCGCAGTAG
- the SPDEF gene encoding SAM pointed domain-containing Ets transcription factor, with the protein MGSASPGLTALPPGRLAWPDPAPLPPPRDPGPRSWGCPESPSPPGTPEQPLPAFCLHYFDMLYPEDVAWATKGVGEPSPGGAQGGREEARKEPEQCPIIDSQGLGLGPEGDLQASLPLEEHSLEQVQSMVVGEVLKDIETACKLLNIAADPTDWSPGNVQKWILWTEHQYRLPHIGKSFQELSGKDLCAMSEEQFCQRSPACGDILHAHLDIWKSAAWMKEKAAPGDVRYCGGDSSWADSEVDSSCAGQPIHLWQFLKELLLKPHNYGRFIRWLNKDKGIFKIEDSAQVARLWGIRKNRPAMNYDKLSRSIRQYYKKGIIRKPDISQRLVYQFVHPL; encoded by the exons atgggcagtgccagccccggGCTGACCGCTCTGCCCCCCGGCCGCCTCGCCTGGCCGGACCCtgcgccgctgccgccgccccgggACCCCGGACCccggagctggggctgcccggagagccccagcccccccggcacccccgagcagcccctgcccgcTTTCTGCCTGCACTACTTCGACATGCTCTACCCCGAGGACGTGGCCTGGGCCACCAAGGGCGTGGGAGAACCGTCCCCCGGCGGCGCCCAGGGCGGGCGGGAGGAGGCGCGGAAGGAGCCGGAGCAATGTCCCATCATcgacagccagggcctggggctggggccCGAGGGGGACCTGCAGGCCAGCCTGCCCCTGGAGGAGCACtcactggagcaggtgcagagcaTGGTGGTGGGAGAGGTGCTCAAGGACATCGAGACGGCCTGCAAGCTCCTCAACATCGCCGCAG ACCCCACGGACTGGAGCCCCGGGAATGTGCAGAAGTGGATCCTGTGGACGGAGCACCAGTACCGGCTGCCGCACATCGGGAAGTCCTTCCAGGAGCTGTCAGGGAAGGACCTGTGTGCCATGTCTGAGGAGCAGTTCTGCCAGCGCTCGCCTGCCTGTGGTGACATTCTCCATGCCCACCTCGACATCTGGAAGTCTG ctgcctggaTGAAAGAGAAGGCTGCCCCTGGAGATGTAAGATACTGTG ggggtgactCCAGCTGGGCCGACAGCGAGGTGGACTCGTCCTGCGCCGGGCAACCCATCCACCTCTGGCAGTTCCtcaaggagctgctgctgaaaccCCACAACTACGGGCGCTTCATCCGCTGGCTCAACAAGGACAAAG GCATCTTCAAGATCGAGGACTCGGCGCAGGTGGCCCGGCTGTGGGGCATCCGCAAGAACCGCCCGGCCATGAACTACGACAAGCTGAGCCGCTCCATCCGGCAGTACTACAAGAAAGGGATCATCCGCAAGCCCGACATCTCCCAGCGCCTCGTCTACCAGTTCGTGCACCCGCTGTGA